The Salvelinus namaycush isolate Seneca chromosome 30, SaNama_1.0, whole genome shotgun sequence region gtggagatgagagaaccttccagaaggacaaccatctctgcagcactccaccaatcaggtgtttatggtagagtggccagacggaagccactcagtaaagggcacatgacagcccgcttggagttttcccaAAAGGCATCTCAAGGACtagataaacaagattctctggtctgatgaaaccaatattgaactcttcggcctgaatgccaagtgtcacgtctggaagaaacctggcaccctccctacggtgaagcatggtggtggcagcagggactgggagactagtcaggatctagggaaagattaacagagcaaagaacagagagatcctgatggacctgctccagagtgctcaggacctcaaactggggtgaaggttcactttccaacaggaaaatgaccctaagcacacagccaagacaacataggagtggctttgggacaagtctctgaatgtctttgagtggtccagccagagcccagacttgaacccgatcgaacatctctgcagacctgaaaatagctgtgcagcaacgctccccatccaacctgacacgcTTGAGgagctgcagagaagaatgggagaaactacccaaatacaggtgtgctatgtttgtagcgtcatacccaagaagactcaaggctgtaaatcgctgccaaaagtgcttcaacaaagtactgagtaaaggttctgaatacttatgtaaatgttatttcagtttttgctttgtcattatggggtattgtgtgtagattgaggggggagaaacaatttaatacattttagaataaggctgtaatgtaacgatgtggataaagtcaaggggtctgaatacttgacTGTAAGACGCTGAAAATGTATAAATGCAGGTGCCAGTTGTGAAAAAGGAGTTGAGTAATGCCACCATCTACAGGTCGCCATACCGGACATTTCAGCAAGGGGTTGTTGACCCCTTTACCAAAGAGGTGTTTGTTTGCATTATATTCTGAACAAAAACTCAGCTCCCTTTTGAAGTAGACCAGCCACATATTGTCACTTATGACTCATAAAATGGTTTCCGAACTAACTTGGTCACTCATCActgaaaggggaaaaaaagggaAAACAGCAACATTGGTACTGTACCTGACCAATTATACTTCCAATATCCCCACTAGTCCCATCCAAATATAAGACAAGAGTATGGACTCTAGTGTTAATACATATAACGTGTATAGTAACTATATATTCATAACAATAAATACGTTTTCATAATGGGTAAATTACCAAAGGGAAAAGATTACCTCCCACACCTATGGATCTTTGAAATATATTGTATACTTTTTCTAAAATCATTATGTCCTCTAACTGTAATTCTATGAGTCTGGGAAAACCTCTAAAAACGTTGCTGTTGTAATATAGAGCTGTGTGTATGAATGAGTGATTTGTCCCCAGCCAGCCAGTAATctatagggctgtgtgtgtgcacgttacCTGACTAAGGCCAACTGCTAACACTgtctgtgcatcccaaatggcaccctattccctatttagtgaaagtagtgtactatatagggaaggGGGTATAATTTGGAAAGAAGCCTGTCAAACACATTGAGAGAGAGCAGCCAAGTAGAAATAGAATGCTGATGATTTATGTTTGTAATGAAACCCAAACCTGCCACTACTCAGATTAGCAGGCAAATGTGCACATCTACATTTGCCTTGAATCAGTATTATCCTGTAAAAAGTCAATTTATTTGTGATAATTTTTTCCACGTTTCTTTTTGTACAAATCTTTGTATAATCTGCTTATACAACCAAAAAATACCCGCCCATCAACATGAAGTTATCGTCTCCACTTAGATTGCATTTTGGGGTTTAGTCTGTCGATCTGtgtacattttctctctcttcaatataacattttatacatttgttatttgtgtattttattccttaaaaaaaaaaaacttcttGCTGAAGTATGTTCGCCAGCCAAGTTCCAGGTATTGCTCATAAAAATCCACATTACTTTCCAGACACTTATTCCTCAAACACCAGATGGCGCTATGGTAAAAGGGAAGATTTGTAGGTACTGGATGTGGTGTGTAGCTCCACTGTAGAACATGTTTATGTCAAGGAAGAAAATGAGCATTTCTTTCAAGAACTAAGCCCCAGCATTTCCCATTTCTTTTTTTGGGATATTTTTCAGCTATAAAAAGATGCGTGTCGCTTGAGAGAAGGAAGATCCTTAATACTACTCCTCAGTCAGTATGTGGTCTGGCAGCAGAAGTGGGACAGTCAGGCTGTCAGTCTGTTGCAGAGCAGACCAAGACGGCCCTATCTGCAGAGGTCCTGGGCCTCTGAGTGCTGCTGAGGTTTCCTCTTCTTGCTGTTGCCTTGGTAGTGTGGCTTGCTGCTCGGGTGGCTCTTGATGTTGGATGAGGACGAGTTCTGCTGGACGTGGTGGGTGTTTTTACTAGACGAGCGGAACAACCTGGCCTGGGAaacaagacagacacacacctagTTAGATCAGTAAACAGATGAATAGAAGTAAACAGATCACTAGTAGGCCTATATGTGCCATTGAAATGTAAAATCTGAAAGATTATCTATGTACCGACAGTGTTGTAACGCTCAGGTCATAAAAGTTCAAGGCATTTGTAGGTACAGTAAGAGTTTTTCAGTGGTTGACTTAGGTTTCTTCAAGCTGACCCTACCTTGCCCCCCTTGTTGTCAGTAGGAGTGCTGGTGGTGTGGCTCTGTGTTCTGTGATTGGTCACGCCACCTGAGGATTCTCTGTGGGCGCTGGAGCCCCGCCCAGGCAGCTGCTTCACTGTCTTACAGGGCGTCCCGTCAGAATCCTGGGGACAACCAATCACAACTCAGTAAATCAGGTCAGCAACCAATGGGTGCATTGCAATAAATGTAGTGTTAAGAGTTGATTTCCTCAGGTATTGTGGTTTTAGTGTGCACACATGGTGTGTTTGAGTAACAAAACTCACAACGTCGCTGGAACTGGATACCGTGGAGGATGAGGATGACGCTAAtgaggaggagttggaggaggTCTTGCTGCGAGATGCAGTCACCTCCTCCGTCAGGTTGTTGTTGCACTCGTCCAGCCGCTGAGGCTTCACTAACAGTGTGACATCATTTCCTACAACAACAGCACATGGGCAAACAGTGGTAAGACAATGTGTTTTAGATCAACTAAATAGCAGTCGGActtcactgatctacaaatcaccttggaTCCCAAACTACTTATAACGTAATTAAGATGACCAATTTTGCACCTTGTCTTACTGAAACTGATCCCCTCAAACACACTGACTATCACCTCGTTAGATCTGAGACCGTGTCTAGACTCACAGTAGTACTGTGAAAACATACCATTCAGGGTAGGTTCATTCTGAGACTGTGGTCCCCAGAGCTTGGTGATCCAGTCCCTGTATTCAGCCACTTCCTGGGTCACCCGAATTATTCTGCCGAGTATACTGGAGGAAAGAAAATAGGACATATTACATTACAAGAACTTGTTTGCAGTGGTTCAAATATCAATAGAGTATTTAGTAAATAACTTAAGATAGCAGCCAAAGAATGTGAGAGCTGTCGTTGGTTAAAGCAAGCCCTAGCTCACCATCTCCTTACCTCTCAGACTCGTTGTTGGGGTAGTACTTGGCGATGGGCGATACGGCGTGGTTGAGCACTACGTAGGCATAGTCAAAGGCCTGCTTCACCTGCAACACACCGTATGAGCTGCGGCCAACGTCGTTATCTGCAGGAGGCAAGAGGCATGCTTAGATCCTCTCTATTTGGGAAGAGAGACCGATTTCAGACATTGTCTGATATTTCACCCTTTGCTATGGGCACCTGGGACATCTAGCTGTCTTATTCATGGCCGTTAAAGTGTGATAGATTCTTAGGTTCAGTGTTATCAGTAGTTGACTGATGTCACAGTGCTAAAATGAGGTATCACCAGTGCAAGTGCACCCATGCTGAATGGAAGGCCTTGTTACCTGGGGCTAGGGGGTCCTCAATGAAGAGCATGGAGGGCCTGTAGAGGTCAGTGCTCTTCTGAACCTCGTCTTTGGCCACATAGCTGCCGCCATCTTTGATCCGGATGCCCGTCTTCAGGTAGTTGAAGTGGCGTCCATAGAGCTCAAAGAACTCTATAAGGAGAACGCCCACGTTGGCATTGGGGCTGCACGCATCTTCTCTGTAGTGAAGCTGAAATACAAGGGCAGAGGATAAGAGGTCAATTGCATAGAGGAACAAGCCAAATCATTTTAGTTTACTGAATGAGAAAGACTTAAAATGTGTCAAAAGTCTATTATAGACAGTAAATTAGTCAAATGTTAGATGCGATCTATcctgcactgtgtgtgtgggcTACTTGAGAGAATTGCAGAAGATAAGAGCAGAAGTCTCTCACCTGCAGGAAGCTGACAGCCATAAGGAAGAGGCTGTAGGAGCCGATCCCTCCAGTGAAAACCTCATTCAGATCCCTCTGGAGCAGAAACTGCTTCAGCACCAGAACCAACTTTGGAAGCACTGGGTATTTCTTATGGATAAAAAAAACATGTGGTTAAACACGTGATTATGGTTATAGTGCCCTCTAGAGGGGAATGTCTCAGACTAGGACATTGGATATAGCTGGATTGAGGGACTGAGGAGACGTAGTTAAGTGTATTAGCTACCACCACCTCCGTCAGAACCCAAAGAACCTGAAATAAATATAcaacttttattttatttcacctttttttaaccaggtaggccagttgagaacaagttctcatttacaactgcgacctggccaagataaagcaaagcagtgcgacaaaaacagagtttcacatgggataaacaaagtatagtcaataacacaatggaaaaatctgtatacagtgggtgcaaattaagtaaggaggtaaggcaataactaggccaatagtggcgaagtaattgcaatttagcaatttacactggagcgATATGTgtagatgaggatgtgcaagtagaaatactggtgtgcaaaagagcagaaaaacaaatatgaggatgaggtaggtagttggacgGGCTATTTAAAGATGGGCTGTGTagagctgcagcgatcggtaagctgctctgacagctgacgcttaaagttagagagaAGATAAGagctccaacttcagtgatttttgcaattcgttcgtcattggcagcagagaactggaaggaaaggcaactaaagcaggaattggctttggggatgaccagtgaaatatacctgctggagcgcgtgctacgggtgggtgttgctatggtgaccagtgagctgagataaggcggggctttacctagcaaagacttatagatgacctggagccagtgggtttggcaacgaatatgtagcgaggaccagccaacgagagcatacaggtcgcaatggtgggtagtatatggggcgttGGTGATaaaactgatggcactgtgatagactgcatccaatttgctgagtagagtgttggaggctattttgtaaatgacatcgccgaagtcacggatcggtaggatagtcagttttacgagggtatgttcggCAGCATGAGAGAAgcaggctttgttgcgaaataggaagccgattctagatttaactttggatagGAGATGCTTAAtgcgagtctggaaggagagtttacagtctagccagatacctaggtatttatagttgtccacatattctaagtcagaaccgtccagagtagtgatgcttgtgTCGGGCGGGCgagtgcgggcagcgattggttgaagagcatgcatttagttttactagcatttaagagcagttggaggccacggaaagagtGTTGTACAACAATCTATGCGTGCTAACTGTCAAGCCTGTTTCATCAGCTAGCTCTTTTACCAGACTGCATTAGGTAAAAGCAATGTATCCTGAATAAGAGATGCCTGCTTCACTCACTTTTTTGTAGTCTTTGATGAGATGGGCAGCTTTGACTCCATTCTTCACGTTGAAGCTGATGTCCACCTTCACCTCTGTGCGGAAGTCTGTCAGCTTGATGATGGGTACCTGGAACAATGGAACATAGTGATGAGGATGGATTTACACACACTGTCACCCGAGGCAATGACACACTGCACAGTTAGTATGCATGCACAACatgaggatgactcaacactatacacgtcagctaccacagcaactgaaatgactgcaacacttaacaaagagcttgTTGGCAatgaataagttagtcctaactatttcaaaaactaaaagcattgtatttgggacaaatcattcattaaaccctaaacctaaactaaatattgtaataaataatgtggtaATTGAGAAAGTTGAAGaaactaaactgcttggagtaagcctggattgtaaactgtcatggtcaaaacatattgacacaacagtagctaggatggggagaagtctgtccataataaagcgcttcTCTGcattcttaacttctttggggtagggggcagtattttcacgtccggatgaaaagcatgcccagagtaaacggcctgctacaaagccataaaagctagaatatgcatattattagtagatttggatagaaaacactctgaagtttctaaaactgtttgaatgatgtctgtgagtataacagaactcctatggcaggcaaaaacctgagaaaaaatccaaccaggaagtgggaaatctgaggttggtcgattttcaactcagctcctattgaagatacagtgggatattggtaatgttgcacttcataaggcttccactagatatcaacagtctttagaacattgtctgatgcttctactgtgaagtgggggcgaatgagaggggaatgagtcagaggtctgccagcagccacgagctgaccatgcgcgttcacatgagagttagctcccgttccatttgcttttctgaagacaaggaaattctccagttggaacattattgaagaattatcttaaaaacatcctaaagattgattcaatacttcgtttgtcatgtttttacagaCTGCAAAACAactttttaacttttcgtccgtactttccgctggacttgcccgcgcatcaagagtttggaaagtgtactgaacgctagaacaacaaggaggaatttggacataaatagatagacattatcgaacaaaacaaacatttattgtggaactgggattcccagaagtgcattctgatgaagatcatcaaaggtaagtgaatgtttataatgttagtTCTGACTTacgttgactgcacaatatggcggatatatttgtgtcttgattgagcgccgactcagattattgcatggtttgctttttcgaAAATCTGACaccggttgcattaaggagaagtgcatctaaaattccatgcataacggttgtatcttttagcaatgtttattatgagtattcctgtaaattgatgtggcgctctgcaaaatcaaaggatgttttggaacttctgaatgtaacacgccaatgtaaactcagattttacCGAAcagaactttaccgaacaaaacatacatgtattgtgtaacatgaagtcctatgagtgtcatctgatgaagatcatcaaaggttagtgatgaattctATCTATTTCtcctttttgtgactcctctctttgtctggaaaaatgttattctgtgaataggcactcacctaacataatcgtttggtttgctttcgtcgtaaagcctttttgaaatcggacactgtggctggatttacaagtgtatctttaaaatggtgtaaaatacatgtatgtttgaggaattttaattatgggatttctgttttgaatttggcgccctgcactttcactggctgttgaagaggtgggacgctaccgtctcacgtaccctagagaggttaacagcACAATCAActaggcaggtcctacaggccctagtttggtcgcacctggactactgttcagtcgtgtggtcaggtaccacaaagagggacttgggaaaattgaaattggctcagaacagggcagcacggctggcccttggatgtacagaGAGAGCttacattaataatatgcatgtcaatctctcctggctcaaagtggaggagagattgactt contains the following coding sequences:
- the LOC120024947 gene encoding terminal nucleotidyltransferase 4B-like, whose product is MDPRIAWFQPEQRGPANSLWMQIWETTQGLGNLYFNNNCNTGGLSSTSSLSPKKNINGTLGLSSTSSLSPKKNINGTLGNVISCKNGAVTNSEPRNQGMSNSTKDRDVVEQRDFIPLEANNNHNNRSSLGRGSAGGQVCTRVSGVSGHPNKRKRDNKASTYGFNSSLETGGCGYTGTPWKVKNYSEGILGLHEEINDFYKHMSPRAEEERMRMEVVDRIERVIKDLWPTADVQVFGSFSTGLYLPTSDIDLVVFGNWENLPLWTLEEALRKKNVTDENSIKVLDKATVPIIKLTDFRTEVKVDISFNVKNGVKAAHLIKDYKKKYPVLPKLVLVLKQFLLQRDLNEVFTGGIGSYSLFLMAVSFLQLHYREDACSPNANVGVLLIEFFELYGRHFNYLKTGIRIKDGGSYVAKDEVQKSTDLYRPSMLFIEDPLAPDNDVGRSSYGVLQVKQAFDYAYVVLNHAVSPIAKYYPNNESESILGRIIRVTQEVAEYRDWITKLWGPQSQNEPTLNGNDVTLLVKPQRLDECNNNLTEEVTASRSKTSSNSSSLASSSSSTVSSSSDVDSDGTPCKTVKQLPGRGSSAHRESSGGVTNHRTQSHTTSTPTDNKGGKARLFRSSSKNTHHVQQNSSSSNIKSHPSSKPHYQGNSKKRKPQQHSEAQDLCR